Proteins encoded by one window of SAR324 cluster bacterium:
- the hrpA gene encoding ATP-dependent RNA helicase HrpA has protein sequence MLSELETQLQNVMLRDQFRFRRQFEQLKRAEHQQRLNEDELLKLAIRIERSSALRGKRASLHRIPEYNSSLPILDHREEIISVIQKHPVLIVAGETGSGKTTQLPKMCLEAGYGIAGKIGCTQPRRVAAISIAQQITRELQCNLGEEVGYKIRFSDKTSPNTLIQLLTDGTLLAETQSDRFLENYEVLIIDEAHERSLNIDFLLGYIRRLQPKRSNLKLIITSASIDTGRFAEAFSGAPIIEVSGRSYPVEIDYRPIDPEVENQGDYTVEDALVDTIRELLETTYDGDVLAFLAGEGEIREVCQRVGQDNSTVLILPLYGRLTQAEQHRIFQNSSQRKVIVSTNLAETSLTIPGIRYVIDAGLARISRYSPKNRVQRLPVEPIAQSSALQRAGRAGRIAPGACIRLYSEESLQNRREYVEPEILRSNLAGVILQMLYLRLGNIREFPFIDPPGSHAIREGEKLLRELGAVTDNMQLTPLGREMATLPIEPQTARMLLQAHQESVLSEMLVIAAGLSIQDPREFPAEEKEKARQMHSSFVSRESDYITLLSIWRAYQAQWNELKTEKKMRKFCRQHFLSFVRMREWRDIHHQLSSILKDSGKYPLKSLQALPVVEARPEESHDREIRNFRLNRPSKEETKPKSIFEVGIDYDAIHRALLSGYLNCIARQKDKQQYTSIGGKELWVFPGSGVYKRSGKWILAGEQVETSRLYSRKIANIKVDWLEQIGGKLCKRHYSEAHFDPETGIVQAWERVTLYGLTIVEKRRVSYGRVNPAEATAIFVREALIDGGLRQYYSFFKHNNELHELVLSKGAKLRRDFREEVDAMLEAFYQEKIQNVASFHDLNRLLKTKRKSGQGAFLFLEESDITPSTLKPPSSELYPDFWEVGDLKMPLRYVFAPTKEPDGVTLQLQDASIPHLHEYALEWLIPGIWAEKIQFFLRALPKSIRKSFVPLPETSAKLASELKPCDESFLVSLCRLIERRYQIKLKPSQWADVELPSHLQMRVEVRNTNQKIVSSGRNLEELISKRKDELRQRGNNKEFREDLRSWKDALKFWELDNLQNWTFERLPQRIELEVNHGIPLYAYPGLLIQEDGSILRTLFHTRDEAQRKTQPAMKKLMALAVGPELVWLEQELWKLEELRDEYRPFGTLGQLKQGSKQALLDYLFGFEWLESEEEFQAKLKLAKHRLPKLLSRYIEQLRLLLQAEQKTRGAIRQYSKNTDDLNCLQDHLQNLVPTNFVAKLPYLRWAHVQRYLKGIRVRTERLDHNPVKDEEKNLQLQPWLKVYQELKLMELNWNQRKNLDEFFWLLEEYRVSLFAPELKTSMPISVKRLTRFLEEHFPEASLVVA, from the coding sequence ATGTTGTCAGAACTAGAAACCCAGTTACAAAATGTGATGTTGCGAGATCAGTTTCGATTTCGGCGACAGTTTGAACAATTGAAGAGAGCAGAACATCAGCAAAGACTCAATGAAGATGAGCTTCTGAAACTTGCGATCCGGATTGAACGATCAAGTGCACTCCGTGGTAAAAGAGCGAGTCTTCATAGAATTCCTGAATATAACTCAAGTCTCCCCATTCTTGATCACCGAGAGGAGATCATAAGTGTAATCCAAAAGCACCCTGTTCTAATTGTAGCTGGTGAGACGGGATCAGGTAAAACCACCCAATTACCTAAGATGTGCCTTGAAGCAGGCTATGGCATAGCTGGAAAGATTGGCTGTACTCAACCTCGTAGAGTTGCTGCAATTTCCATTGCCCAGCAAATTACTCGAGAGCTGCAATGTAACCTTGGTGAAGAAGTTGGTTACAAAATCCGCTTCTCTGATAAAACTAGCCCAAACACACTTATTCAGCTTTTGACAGATGGGACATTATTAGCCGAAACGCAGTCTGATCGGTTTTTGGAGAACTATGAGGTATTGATCATTGATGAAGCGCATGAGCGCTCTCTCAATATTGATTTTCTACTTGGTTACATACGAAGGTTACAGCCGAAACGCAGCAATCTAAAGCTCATTATAACATCAGCTAGTATTGATACTGGCAGATTCGCAGAGGCGTTCTCAGGTGCACCAATTATCGAGGTGTCAGGCAGAAGTTATCCAGTTGAAATAGATTATCGCCCGATTGATCCCGAAGTTGAGAATCAAGGAGATTATACAGTTGAAGATGCCTTAGTTGATACGATCAGGGAATTGTTAGAAACAACATATGATGGGGATGTTTTAGCTTTTCTCGCAGGAGAAGGGGAGATTCGTGAGGTTTGTCAAAGAGTTGGACAGGATAATTCCACAGTTCTAATTCTTCCACTTTATGGACGATTGACCCAAGCAGAACAACATCGGATTTTTCAGAATTCCAGCCAACGCAAAGTGATTGTTTCAACGAATCTTGCGGAAACATCACTGACGATTCCAGGAATTCGTTATGTGATTGATGCTGGGTTGGCACGTATTAGCCGATACAGTCCGAAAAATCGGGTTCAGCGACTTCCAGTAGAGCCAATTGCACAGAGTTCTGCACTTCAGCGAGCGGGTCGAGCAGGTCGAATTGCTCCAGGTGCATGTATTCGACTCTATTCAGAAGAATCTTTACAGAACCGGCGAGAATATGTAGAGCCAGAAATTTTACGTTCCAATCTTGCTGGTGTGATTTTGCAAATGCTCTATTTGCGACTAGGGAATATCCGGGAATTCCCTTTCATTGACCCACCGGGTAGTCACGCAATTAGGGAGGGTGAAAAACTACTTCGTGAATTAGGTGCCGTCACTGATAACATGCAGCTTACACCACTGGGTAGAGAAATGGCTACTCTTCCTATTGAACCTCAAACAGCCCGAATGTTACTGCAGGCCCATCAAGAGTCTGTTCTCAGTGAAATGCTGGTGATTGCAGCTGGTTTGTCAATTCAGGATCCAAGAGAGTTCCCAGCTGAAGAAAAAGAGAAAGCTCGCCAGATGCACAGTAGTTTTGTCAGCAGAGAGTCAGACTACATAACGCTGTTAAGCATCTGGCGGGCTTACCAGGCACAGTGGAATGAACTGAAGACCGAAAAAAAGATGCGGAAGTTTTGCCGGCAGCACTTTCTATCATTTGTGCGAATGCGGGAGTGGAGAGATATCCATCACCAACTCAGTTCTATTTTGAAGGATTCTGGAAAGTATCCTCTAAAATCCCTGCAAGCCTTGCCAGTTGTCGAAGCACGACCCGAAGAGTCTCACGATAGGGAAATTCGGAATTTTAGATTAAATCGTCCTAGCAAAGAGGAAACTAAGCCCAAGTCAATTTTTGAGGTCGGAATAGATTATGATGCCATCCATCGAGCACTTCTTTCCGGTTATCTCAATTGCATAGCTAGGCAGAAAGATAAACAGCAATATACTTCCATTGGAGGCAAGGAACTCTGGGTCTTTCCAGGTTCTGGAGTCTATAAACGCTCTGGAAAGTGGATATTAGCTGGAGAGCAAGTTGAGACTTCACGTCTATACTCAAGAAAGATCGCCAATATCAAGGTTGATTGGTTAGAGCAAATTGGAGGTAAGCTTTGTAAGCGGCATTACTCAGAGGCACATTTTGATCCTGAAACAGGGATTGTTCAGGCTTGGGAAAGAGTGACTTTGTACGGCCTGACAATCGTTGAAAAACGTAGAGTAAGTTACGGTCGAGTAAATCCAGCTGAAGCTACAGCAATCTTTGTAAGGGAAGCATTAATTGATGGCGGGTTGCGTCAATACTATTCTTTTTTCAAGCACAACAATGAACTTCATGAACTAGTTTTGAGTAAAGGGGCAAAGCTCCGTCGAGATTTTCGAGAAGAAGTAGATGCTATGCTAGAAGCTTTCTACCAGGAAAAAATCCAAAATGTTGCCTCCTTCCATGATTTGAATCGCCTTCTGAAAACAAAAAGAAAATCAGGTCAGGGCGCTTTCCTCTTTCTTGAGGAGAGTGATATTACACCTTCAACACTCAAACCTCCTTCTAGTGAGCTATATCCAGACTTTTGGGAAGTCGGTGATCTCAAGATGCCCTTGCGTTATGTTTTTGCGCCGACAAAGGAACCTGATGGTGTAACTTTGCAGTTACAAGATGCTTCTATTCCGCACCTACATGAATACGCCCTAGAGTGGCTGATTCCCGGAATTTGGGCTGAGAAAATCCAATTTTTCTTAAGGGCTTTGCCCAAGTCTATTAGGAAGAGCTTTGTGCCACTTCCTGAAACCTCAGCAAAGTTAGCGTCCGAACTGAAACCATGTGATGAAAGTTTTTTGGTGAGTTTATGTCGACTGATTGAAAGGCGTTATCAGATTAAATTGAAACCTTCTCAATGGGCTGATGTAGAGTTGCCTTCCCATCTCCAGATGAGAGTGGAAGTCAGAAATACTAATCAGAAGATTGTCTCATCTGGGCGGAATCTCGAAGAGCTAATTTCAAAGCGCAAAGATGAGCTCCGCCAACGAGGGAATAACAAAGAATTCAGGGAAGATTTAAGATCTTGGAAGGACGCATTGAAATTCTGGGAACTGGATAATCTTCAGAATTGGACGTTTGAGCGTTTACCTCAACGTATCGAACTTGAGGTGAATCACGGTATTCCACTATACGCATACCCGGGCCTACTGATTCAAGAAGATGGTAGTATTCTAAGAACCTTATTTCACACTAGAGATGAAGCTCAGCGCAAAACCCAACCTGCGATGAAAAAGTTGATGGCCTTGGCTGTCGGGCCAGAGTTAGTTTGGCTGGAACAGGAGCTTTGGAAATTGGAAGAACTAAGAGATGAATACAGGCCTTTTGGAACCTTGGGACAACTGAAACAAGGATCCAAACAAGCTCTGCTGGATTACTTGTTTGGGTTCGAATGGCTGGAATCTGAAGAAGAGTTTCAGGCAAAGCTCAAATTAGCGAAGCATCGTCTGCCAAAATTATTGTCACGTTACATTGAACAGTTGCGATTGCTTTTGCAGGCAGAACAGAAGACTCGTGGCGCTATTCGTCAGTACAGTAAAAATACGGATGACCTTAATTGTTTACAGGATCATTTACAAAATCTAGTGCCCACCAATTTTGTTGCAAAATTGCCTTACTTGCGTTGGGCTCATGTTCAAAGATACTTGAAAGGAATCAGAGTTCGCACAGAACGTCTGGATCACAATCCTGTTAAAGATGAAGAGAAAAACTTACAGTTGCAGCCTTGGCTTAAGGTTTACCAAGAGTTGAAGTTGATGGAGTTGAATTGGAATCAACGCAAGAATCTAGATGAGTTCTTCTGGCTATTAGAAGAGTATCGAGTCTCTCTATTCGCACCAGAGTTAAAGACCTCAATGCCTATTTCAGTCAAGAGACTAACACGCTTCCTTGAAGAACATTTCCCCGAAGCTTCCCTAGTTGTTGCCTGA
- a CDS encoding dihydrofolate reductase family protein, which produces MEIYIFLAISLDGFIARNNGEIDWLEKFNSDDPNEDYGFGEFFKRMDCLVMGRKSFEKVLSFQKWPYTGKPVQVLSQTLTSLPITISGFAELAPKLTPHELLDYWKGLGWQRIYLDGGEAARSFLECGLVKQLNLTRIPIILGTGKPLFGNTLPEIILNHLHTRSFDSGFVQSDYEVI; this is translated from the coding sequence GTGGAGATCTACATCTTCTTGGCAATCAGCCTAGATGGTTTCATTGCTCGAAATAATGGAGAGATCGATTGGCTGGAGAAATTTAATTCCGATGACCCTAATGAGGATTATGGCTTTGGAGAATTTTTCAAGCGTATGGATTGCTTGGTCATGGGCCGAAAGAGCTTTGAGAAAGTTCTCAGCTTTCAGAAATGGCCTTACACAGGGAAACCTGTTCAGGTATTGAGCCAGACTTTGACATCTCTTCCAATTACCATATCTGGTTTCGCGGAGCTTGCACCAAAACTGACTCCGCACGAGCTTTTGGATTATTGGAAGGGATTAGGATGGCAGCGTATTTACTTGGATGGAGGAGAAGCAGCAAGATCGTTTCTAGAGTGCGGTTTGGTAAAACAACTTAACCTAACACGTATTCCAATCATCTTGGGTACTGGCAAACCACTATTTGGAAATACACTTCCAGAAATCATCCTAAATCACCTCCATACCAGGAGTTTTGATTCAGGATTCGTACAATCAGATTATGAGGTAATTTGA
- a CDS encoding ABC-F family ATP-binding cassette domain-containing protein — protein sequence MSILVSVQGLTKSYGLLPLFQGLSFGFNTNEKVGLIGPNGSGKSTLLKILAGMEEPDDGVLSRNRQCEMTYLAQTEAFSNSATVQECLEEKIPQHVSASERPFRVQEILRTLGVIDSQIPVGELSGGWRKRVALGQVLIQQPDMLLLDEPTNHLDLEGVLWLEDLLRQAAFAFVLVSHDREFLQQTTNQTIELNKSYPSGFLRIDGPYEVFQDRKEEFIRNQKAQQETLANKMRREDEWLKRGPKARTTKARFRVENAGVLRKELDQLRMLNSQNRQVGVNFDASNRKTRKLIELGDVTFGYPSKPLFSKLSLTLPAGVCLGVLGQNGSGKSSLLKLMKKELRPDQGEIRWAENLKVVHFDQHRDQLSLNQTLKQALSPAGDTVIYQERPIHVAAWASRFLFPKEKLTLPLSQLSGGECARVLIANLMLQPADVLLLDEPTNDLDISTLEVLEESLVNFPGAILLITHDRYLMDRLSDYLICLHDDGSVDFFADYAQWHLHQRERATGTEHQKKNQQVGKKISYEGRKELQRIEGKIQKAESEVVQIGARLHAPENLNNVAKLQELSNQLIAAEDRVQQLYDRWAELEELFA from the coding sequence ATGAGCATTCTAGTCAGCGTCCAAGGCTTGACCAAGTCATACGGATTACTGCCCCTTTTTCAGGGGTTGAGCTTTGGTTTTAACACAAATGAAAAAGTTGGGCTAATTGGCCCAAATGGTTCGGGTAAGTCTACGCTTTTGAAGATTCTTGCAGGTATGGAAGAACCAGATGACGGAGTTCTTTCTAGAAATAGACAATGTGAGATGACCTATCTTGCACAAACGGAAGCCTTCTCGAATTCAGCTACGGTTCAAGAATGTTTGGAAGAGAAAATTCCCCAGCATGTCAGTGCTTCAGAGCGACCTTTCAGAGTACAAGAAATTTTAAGAACGCTTGGTGTCATTGATTCGCAAATCCCTGTTGGAGAACTGTCTGGCGGTTGGAGAAAACGAGTTGCACTTGGCCAAGTATTAATTCAACAGCCAGATATGTTGCTGTTGGACGAACCAACAAATCATCTTGATCTGGAGGGAGTCCTTTGGCTGGAAGATCTGTTAAGGCAGGCAGCCTTCGCCTTCGTCTTGGTGAGCCATGATAGAGAATTTTTACAGCAGACGACAAACCAAACGATTGAACTGAATAAGAGCTATCCTTCAGGCTTTCTCAGGATTGATGGTCCATACGAAGTTTTCCAGGACAGGAAAGAGGAATTCATCCGGAACCAGAAAGCACAGCAAGAGACACTGGCCAATAAAATGCGTCGCGAGGATGAGTGGTTGAAAAGAGGTCCAAAAGCCAGAACTACAAAGGCCCGCTTCCGTGTTGAAAATGCAGGGGTGTTACGAAAAGAGTTGGATCAACTAAGGATGCTCAACTCACAAAACCGTCAGGTAGGAGTCAACTTTGATGCGTCCAATCGGAAAACTCGAAAATTGATAGAGTTAGGTGATGTAACTTTCGGGTACCCATCCAAGCCACTTTTTTCAAAATTGAGTCTAACACTGCCAGCGGGCGTCTGCTTGGGCGTACTTGGTCAAAACGGTAGTGGAAAAAGCAGCCTCCTGAAGTTGATGAAGAAAGAGCTTCGACCAGATCAGGGGGAAATTCGCTGGGCTGAAAATCTTAAGGTGGTGCACTTTGATCAACATCGTGATCAACTGTCACTGAACCAAACGCTTAAACAGGCCCTATCACCTGCCGGGGATACTGTCATCTATCAGGAACGTCCTATTCACGTGGCAGCCTGGGCAAGCCGGTTCCTCTTTCCGAAAGAAAAGCTGACTCTTCCCCTCAGTCAACTTTCAGGCGGTGAATGTGCCCGTGTTTTGATTGCCAACCTGATGCTTCAGCCAGCAGATGTTCTCCTACTTGACGAACCAACAAATGATTTAGACATCTCTACCCTAGAAGTTTTGGAAGAGAGTCTAGTGAATTTTCCTGGAGCGATTTTGTTGATTACCCATGACAGGTATTTGATGGATCGGCTCAGCGACTACCTAATTTGTCTACATGATGATGGAAGCGTTGATTTTTTTGCGGATTATGCACAGTGGCATTTGCACCAGAGAGAGAGAGCCACAGGAACTGAACACCAGAAAAAGAATCAACAAGTTGGTAAAAAGATTAGTTATGAAGGCAGAAAAGAATTGCAAAGGATTGAAGGAAAAATCCAAAAAGCAGAGAGTGAGGTGGTCCAGATTGGAGCCCGATTACACGCTCCAGAGAACTTAAACAATGTGGCAAAGCTACAGGAACTTTCTAATCAGTTGATTGCAGCAGAAGACAGAGTTCAGCAACTTTATGATCGATGGGCTGAGCTTGAGGAGTTGTTTGCTTAG
- a CDS encoding SUMF1/EgtB/PvdO family nonheme iron enzyme codes for MNRLFLGLWWFLMIPVVVNGQQVSLRATGDGLSSEEAQQAALAELSFRIAANVESQIDSIQELRNEEFNQTSSQRLSVTSELPLLGSTIEITEKDGTYFATASLDAATSLPLYEVRIDELTKELDDSWKIGKISDPIRVIPSLKAALLVLEELKLLRLIARYLGAELPQLIITVTSINDRIKQLQQNPQTIEVAVQIFADPWKDLEKVYVYPPLLSGSEEITELAKVFRSRLASQLREVSRPAQSKFILRGEYIITAKGIVLTYRLQNWKGETLETSSVQLAPVAYSGLQVKTSPKTNSKITSKTAVDPDSSHASLIKPSKPEGTPSKSSWIDPVTKMEYHFIPEGQFEMGDIFGEGNSDEKWVRNVVLDPYWVSTTEVTQQAWERVMGKPASRNASSRYPVEVTLAETNRFLNKLNEKSAGGEFRLITEAEWEYACREGGRKVRFGNGEDEISEKASAYSNVPIQAVGSYPPNSFGLFDFSGNVAEWTADKYQKSYRDLPELNPLSQKGRGNVIRGGGVVNLLPVTETKHIRCSARQQPRSSRDRFGLRLVRKHY; via the coding sequence ATGAACAGACTCTTTCTTGGGTTATGGTGGTTCTTGATGATCCCAGTTGTTGTCAATGGACAACAAGTTTCTCTGCGGGCAACTGGGGATGGTCTAAGTTCTGAAGAGGCACAGCAAGCAGCACTCGCAGAACTATCCTTTAGAATAGCTGCTAATGTCGAGAGCCAGATTGATTCAATTCAAGAACTGCGAAATGAGGAATTCAACCAAACTTCAAGCCAACGGCTGAGTGTCACTTCAGAACTACCTCTCCTTGGTAGCACGATTGAAATCACTGAAAAAGATGGGACCTACTTCGCTACTGCAAGCCTTGACGCTGCTACCTCTCTACCACTCTACGAAGTCAGAATTGATGAACTAACAAAGGAATTAGATGATTCTTGGAAGATTGGAAAGATTAGCGATCCAATTCGTGTGATCCCCAGCTTGAAAGCCGCTCTACTTGTCCTCGAAGAACTTAAGTTGCTGCGACTGATTGCGCGCTATCTTGGTGCAGAACTACCTCAACTTATAATAACTGTCACATCAATTAATGATCGAATTAAGCAACTCCAACAAAATCCACAGACTATCGAAGTTGCTGTTCAGATATTTGCCGATCCATGGAAAGACCTTGAAAAGGTTTATGTCTATCCTCCATTACTTAGTGGATCAGAGGAAATCACAGAGTTAGCCAAAGTCTTTCGCAGTCGGCTTGCCAGCCAACTTAGAGAAGTCAGTCGTCCTGCTCAGTCAAAATTTATTCTCCGTGGTGAATACATAATTACAGCTAAAGGGATAGTCCTAACTTATCGGTTGCAGAATTGGAAAGGTGAAACCCTTGAGACTAGTAGTGTCCAGTTAGCCCCTGTCGCCTACAGCGGACTTCAAGTTAAGACATCGCCAAAGACTAATTCAAAGATAACTTCCAAAACCGCTGTTGATCCAGATTCTTCACATGCATCCCTGATAAAGCCATCAAAGCCAGAAGGTACTCCCTCAAAATCATCTTGGATAGATCCTGTGACCAAAATGGAATACCACTTCATTCCAGAGGGACAATTTGAGATGGGTGATATCTTCGGAGAAGGAAATTCTGATGAAAAATGGGTTCGAAATGTTGTGCTCGACCCCTATTGGGTCAGTACTACAGAAGTTACCCAGCAAGCCTGGGAACGAGTCATGGGGAAACCAGCCAGCCGAAATGCTTCATCAAGATACCCTGTGGAAGTAACTCTCGCAGAGACTAATCGGTTCCTCAATAAATTGAATGAAAAAAGCGCAGGTGGAGAATTTCGCTTGATTACAGAAGCTGAGTGGGAATATGCCTGCCGTGAAGGAGGAAGAAAAGTTCGATTTGGGAATGGTGAAGATGAAATTTCTGAAAAAGCTTCTGCTTACTCCAACGTGCCAATCCAAGCTGTCGGAAGTTATCCACCAAATAGTTTTGGTTTGTTTGATTTCAGTGGAAATGTGGCGGAGTGGACTGCAGATAAATATCAAAAAAGTTATCGTGATCTGCCTGAACTCAATCCTCTTTCCCAGAAAGGAAGAGGTAATGTGATAAGGGGAGGTGGTGTTGTCAATCTACTTCCAGTTACCGAAACGAAGCACATCCGATGCAGTGCTCGCCAACAGCCTCGCAGCAGTCGTGATCGATTCGGTCTCAGACTTGTTCGAAAACATTACTGA